TAACGAAAGAGACACGGACGTTCTATGCTACTGTAACGAAAGAGACCTGGACATTCTATGCCACTGTAAAGAAAGAGACCTGGACGTCCTATGCTACTGTAGCGAAACAGACCTGGACGTCCCATGCTACTGTAACGAAAGAGACCTGGACATTCTATGCCACTGTAAAGAAAGAGACCTGGACGTTCTTTGCTACTGTAACGAAAGAGACACGGACGTTCTATGCTACTGTAACGAAAGAGACCTGGACGTCCTTTGCTACTGTAACGAAAGAGACCTGGACGTCCTATGCTACTGTAACGAAAGACACCTGGACATTCTATGCCACTGTAAAGAAAGAGACCTGGACGTCCTTTGCTACTGTAACGAAAGAGACACGGACGTTCTATGCTACTGTAACGAAAGAGACCTGGACGTCCTTTGCTACTGTAACGAAAGAGACCTGGACGTCCTATGCTACTGTAACGAAAGAGACTTGGACGTTCTATGCCACTATAACGAAAGAAACCTGGGCGTTCTTTGCTACTGTAACGAAAGAAACCTGGACGTCCTATGTTGCTGTAACGAAAGAGACCTGGACATTCTATGCCACTGTAAAGAAAGAGACCTGGACGTCCTTTGCTACTGTAACGAAAGAGACACGGACGTTCTATGCTACTGTAACGAAAGAGACCTGGACGTCCCATGCTACTGTAACGAAAGAGACACGGACGTCCTATGCCACTCTAACGAAAGAGACCTGGACGTCCTATGCTACTGTAACGAAAGAGACACGGACGTCCTATGCCACTCTAACGAAAGAGACCTGGACGTCCTTTGCTACTGTAACGAAAGAGACACGGACGTTCTATGCTACTGTAACGAAAGAGACCTGGACGTCCTTTGCTACTGTAACGAAAGAGACTTGGACGTTCTATGCCACTATAACGAAAGAAACCTGGGCGTTCTTTGCTACTGTAACGAAAGAAACCTGGACGTCCTATGTTGCTGTAACGAAAGAGACCTGGACATTCTATGCCACTGTAAAGAAAGAGACCTGGACGTCCTTTGCTACTGTAACGAAAGAGACACGGACGTTCTATGCTACTGTAACGAAAGAGACCTGGACGTCCTATGCTACTGTAACGAAAGAGACACGGACGTCCTATGCCACTCTAACGAAAGAGACCTGGACGTCCTATGCTACTGTAACGAAAGAGACACGGACGTCCTATGCCACTCTAACGAAAGAGACCTGGACGTCCTTTGCTACTGTAACGAAAGAGACACGGACGTTCTATGCTACTGTAACGAAAGAGACCTGGACGTCCTTTCCTACTGTAACGAAAGAGACACGGACGTTCTATGCTACTGTAACGAAAGAGACCTGGACGTCCTATGCTACTGTAGCGAAACAGACCTGGACGTCCCATGCTACTGTAACGAAAGAGACCTGGACATTCTATGCCACTGTAGAGAAAGAGACCTGGACGTCCTTTGCTACTGTAACGAAAGAGACACGGACGTTCTATGCTACTGTAACGAAAGAGACCTGGACGTCCTTTGCTACTGTAACGAAAGAGACCTGGACGTCCTATGCTACTGTAACGAAAGAGACCTGGACATTCTATGCCACTGTAAAGAAAGAGACCTGGACGTCCTATGCTACTGTAGCGAAACAGACCTGGACGTCCCATGCTACTGTAACGAAAGAGACACGGACGTCCTATGCCACTCTAACGAAAGAAACCTGGACGTCCTTTGCTACTGTAACGAAAGAGACACGGACGTTCTATGCTACTGTAACGAAAGAGAGCTGGACGTCCTTTACTACTGTAACGAAAGAGACACGGACGTTCTATGCTACTGTAACGAAAGAGACCTGGACGTCCTATGCTACTGTAACGAAAGAGACACGGACGTCCTATGCCACTCTAACGAAAGAGACCTGGACGTCCTATGCTACTGTAACGAAAGAGACTTGGACGTTCTATGCCACTATAACGAAAGAAACCTGGACGTTCTTTGCTACTGTAACGAAAGAAACCTGGACGTCCTATGTTGCTGTAAAGAAAGAGACCTGGACGTCCTATACTGCTCTAACGAAAGAGACCTGGACGTCCTATGATACTGTAACCAAACAGAAGGGAACGTCCTATTTTGATCGTAACTCAACAGGTCTGTTATTCGTGTTCGCCCTGGTCCCTACCCCAAGAAATAACTACCACTAAACACTGCAGACATTCTTACTATTGACCGTCAAAGCGAATGActcttgttttacgccgctttttatggtattccagcaatgtcacggcgtaCCCACAGGTAGAATCAGCATGAGGAGTgtttgctttaaccactaggctaccccaccaccacgaTGACCACCAAAGACTTCCCTTGTCTCATAACAACTGATAGTAGATTGGGGCGTTACTGGAGCTGGGTGTTCTTTGTTGTGTAACGCCATACCCCGCAGTATTCCAGGTgagtggcagcggtctgtaaataagcaagtctggaccagacaatccagtgtttgacATGAAGAGCATCGACTCAAGGACCTGTGGCACGATGACGTGTATcaaccagcgagcctgaccactatATCCCTTTAGTCGCATTTTACGACAAGAAAGGGATACTGGAGACCAGTTGCAACCCGGATGTTCAAGGCGCCATTAGTTTCAGGAATTAAGAAGAGCACGGGCAGTACAAAAGCAATAAATCTCCAGGGTCTGACGGTTTCACAACTGAGTACCTGATACTTGGCGGAGAAGCCCTTTCAACAGGTTCGTGCATGCACTTGTGTTCAGACAAGGCATGACGATGCCtgtttatgaaaacaaaaacgACTGGCATAATTCCGGTAATCCGGTATTTCTTTCAAAGAGTCTGTTTAAATGCATGTGTTAAGTGATATTATCCACTGAATAGGTCCAAGAACTGGTTCACTCTTCGCAGCTGATGTCAATACAGAACAGATTCTTCGAATAGTAttctgtgcagagttgcgtcccttggatgAGTCCTACACATATCATGGATTCTAGGTTTTTCAGCACCACACATGTGGCccatattttcagacaaatgttAAATATCTGAAACATGCATCATTTAGAGCAAATTTTGAGGAATTGTGCTCCTTTTTGTATTCATTCAGATGATATACTGTATTGCATACGGACAAAGGTATGAACGAATGAGTATAGtattacgccgcctttagcaatattcgtcaatatcacagcaggatgtaccagatataggcttcacattttgtgcccatgtgggggaaAACACGGACATTCACCATGACGGGCGAACAGTTTAACCACTAGCTTATCATGCAGCCCGCAGTCCGCAGTCCGCAGTCCGCAGTCCGCAGCCCGCAGCTGAAAGGAGAACGAAATGTGTAGGAACAGTTAGTATCGAACACGAATAAAGCGAGTTTTCCCCGACAGCTTGCTGTATATATGCTAcaatcagattgtgaaatcagttttTTCGTGAAATGACTCAGAGGATCAGCTATTTCGTGTAATTTTGGCAGACGTAGTGATGTCATTAAAAGTGTACAACAGTAGAACATTCTTCCACGACGTCTTTCTGAAACCGGTTTCGGTTTGAAACCAAAGACTTAAGA
The window above is part of the Haliotis asinina isolate JCU_RB_2024 chromosome 1, JCU_Hal_asi_v2, whole genome shotgun sequence genome. Proteins encoded here:
- the LOC137276691 gene encoding uncharacterized protein; amino-acid sequence: MVKESAHHGESLGLISHLKLILMSPPPFPTRQLKYGYRPSPAFTEESHEVVILTYNGEIGTWTSIVTVTKETRTFYATVTKETWTSFATVTKETRTFYATVTKETWTSFATATKETRTFHATVTKETWTSFATVTKETRTFYATVTKETWTSFTTVTKETRTFYATVTKETWTFYATVKKETWTSYATVAKQTWTSHATVTKETWTFYATVKKETWTFFATVTKETRTFYATVTKETWTSFATVTKETWTSYATVTKDTWTFYATVKKETWTSFATVTKETRTFYATVTKETWTSFATVTKETWTSYATVTKETWTFYATITKETWAFFATVTKETWTSYVAVTKETWTFYATVKKETWTSFATVTKETRTFYATVTKETWTSHATVTKETRTSYATLTKETWTSYATVTKETRTSYATLTKETWTSFATVTKETRTFYATVTKETWTSFATVTKETWTFYATITKETWAFFATVTKETWTSYVAVTKETWTFYATVKKETWTSFATVTKETRTFYATVTKETWTSYATVTKETRTSYATLTKETWTSYATVTKETRTSYATLTKETWTSFATVTKETRTFYATVTKETWTSFPTVTKETRTFYATVTKETWTSYATVAKQTWTSHATVTKETWTFYATVEKETWTSFATVTKETRTFYATVTKETWTSFATVTKETWTSYATVTKETWTFYATVKKETWTSYATVAKQTWTSHATVTKETRTSYATLTKETWTSFATVTKETRTFYATVTKESWTSFTTVTKETRTFYATVTKETWTSYATVTKETRTSYATLTKETWTSYATVTKETWTFYATITKETWTFFATVTKETWTSYVAVKKETWTSYTALTKETWTSYDTVTKQKGTSYFDRNSTGLLFVFALVPTPRNNYH